From the Candidatus Methanoplasma cognatum genome, one window contains:
- the gatB gene encoding Asp-tRNA(Asn)/Glu-tRNA(Gln) amidotransferase subunit GatB, with product MRIGLEIHVQLPTASKMFCSCPTAITDVPNTHVCPICLGMPGSKPMMNRKAVEYGIMLAKMLGCEIPETIWFSRKTYFYPDMSRSVQITQYDNPVGRGGVYRMHGKKPIGITRIQLEEDPGKTKRVGDQSSMVDYNRCGIALAEIVTDPDLSSPAEAREFLRQLIADIRHTIDLPNDGERSIRCDCNISIGDERAEVKNVTGLRNVERALTFEAIRQTKVLKAGGKVERETRRFDEERGVTVSVRKKEYEADYGYIDEPDLGIFRIGELVRSISIKESTVSIASRLSRDHKIDMRTADQIVSMSAGLAEIFDKIAKETGSPQTAVSWVTGTVSANWKAFEAAGKDPEGIVDIIRRFSGGEMTDIETDIKLKAYMTGADAGSAMEQSADLEKIINDYLDAHPEIIGEIKRNEKAVNRVIGHVMKETGGRYSSSEIVSATKDTLGRRP from the coding sequence GTGAGGATAGGTCTTGAGATACATGTGCAGCTTCCGACCGCGTCCAAGATGTTCTGTTCCTGCCCGACCGCCATCACGGACGTCCCCAACACACACGTATGCCCCATATGTCTGGGTATGCCGGGCAGCAAACCCATGATGAACAGGAAGGCGGTCGAGTACGGCATAATGCTGGCGAAGATGCTGGGCTGCGAGATCCCCGAGACCATATGGTTCTCCAGAAAGACATACTTCTATCCGGACATGAGCAGGAGCGTCCAGATCACACAGTACGACAACCCCGTCGGGAGGGGCGGCGTCTATCGTATGCATGGGAAGAAACCCATCGGGATCACCAGGATACAGCTTGAGGAGGACCCAGGCAAGACGAAGAGGGTAGGCGATCAGTCATCCATGGTGGATTATAACAGGTGCGGTATCGCGCTTGCGGAGATAGTGACCGACCCCGATCTCTCCTCTCCGGCGGAGGCCAGGGAGTTCCTCAGGCAGCTGATAGCGGACATCCGCCACACAATAGACCTCCCCAATGACGGGGAGAGAAGCATCCGTTGTGACTGTAACATATCGATCGGAGATGAAAGGGCGGAGGTGAAGAACGTCACCGGTCTGAGGAATGTCGAGAGGGCGCTGACCTTCGAAGCGATAAGACAGACAAAGGTCCTGAAGGCGGGAGGAAAGGTAGAGAGGGAGACCAGGCGCTTCGATGAGGAAAGAGGAGTTACTGTGTCTGTCAGGAAGAAGGAATATGAGGCGGACTACGGCTACATTGACGAGCCGGACCTGGGCATATTCCGCATAGGGGAGCTCGTGAGATCGATATCGATAAAGGAGAGCACCGTCAGCATAGCCTCAAGGCTCAGCAGGGACCATAAGATCGATATGAGGACCGCTGACCAGATCGTCTCGATGTCCGCCGGCCTGGCCGAGATTTTCGATAAGATCGCTAAAGAGACCGGCTCCCCACAGACGGCGGTGTCGTGGGTCACGGGGACAGTGAGTGCCAATTGGAAGGCTTTCGAGGCGGCGGGGAAGGATCCGGAAGGGATAGTGGACATAATAAGAAGGTTCTCCGGAGGCGAAATGACGGACATAGAGACGGACATCAAGTTGAAGGCCTATATGACAGGCGCAGATGCAGGGTCCGCAATGGAGCAAAGTGCTGATCTGGAGAAGATAATCAATGATTATCTGGATGCGCATCCCGAGATCATCGGTGAGATAAAGAGGAACGAAAAGGCCGTCAACAGGGTGATCGGACACGTGATGAAGGAAACGGGCGGGAGATACTCATCGTCTGAAATAGTGTCGGCGACAAAGGACACTCTCGGCCGAAGGCCGTGA
- a CDS encoding amidase family protein, protein MNDILARLHALNEKYSMFSSIADGPDVGSHEFLFSAKDSLTSADMQTRCGSKILDGYRPMFDAAPIERMRAAGGKLIGKNNMDEFGFGTFCTNSAYGVPKNPFDLERSCGGSSGGSACAAAVIDGHISLGASTGGSVCCPASFCGTYGIVPTYGRVSRHGLVDYGSSLDKVGLISSDPGMIARFLPVISGKDPRDPTSCAQPVLELKGKKIGSAAVPEESLAGVSKDVLSAFERSLDTLRAAGVEIRKISMPSLRYAPPAYFIIATSEASTNLARYVGMRYGQQEGDLSLKFDDYFTSFRTRYFGDEAKRRILLGTYIRMEGFRDRYYAKALKVRLHVIASYKEVFREYGAVLTPTMPFVSPKFGEISKMTPMETYSADFLTCPPDLAGMPHMSVPCGYDGNGMPIGMQVVTDHWEEDPLVTFAEEWDSLFSVRRPEVSP, encoded by the coding sequence ATGAATGATATTCTCGCCCGCCTCCATGCGCTGAACGAGAAGTATTCCATGTTCAGCAGCATAGCCGACGGCCCGGACGTAGGCAGCCACGAATTCCTGTTCTCCGCAAAGGACAGCCTGACGTCCGCCGATATGCAGACGCGCTGCGGCTCCAAGATACTGGACGGATATCGTCCGATGTTCGATGCCGCCCCCATCGAGAGGATGAGGGCGGCCGGAGGGAAGCTGATAGGGAAGAACAACATGGACGAGTTCGGGTTCGGCACATTCTGCACGAATTCGGCATACGGCGTCCCGAAGAATCCTTTTGATCTCGAAAGGTCGTGCGGCGGGTCGTCGGGGGGTTCGGCATGCGCCGCGGCGGTCATCGACGGGCATATATCGCTGGGGGCGTCCACCGGAGGCTCCGTGTGCTGTCCCGCAAGCTTCTGCGGGACATACGGGATCGTGCCGACATACGGAAGAGTATCGAGGCACGGCCTGGTGGATTACGGCAGCTCCCTGGACAAAGTGGGTCTGATATCCTCGGACCCCGGAATGATCGCCAGATTTCTTCCGGTGATTTCCGGGAAGGACCCGAGGGACCCGACCTCATGCGCCCAGCCCGTCCTTGAGCTGAAAGGCAAAAAGATAGGGTCGGCAGCGGTGCCCGAGGAGTCCCTGGCCGGCGTAAGCAAGGATGTCCTTTCCGCTTTCGAACGCTCCCTGGACACACTGAGGGCCGCCGGTGTCGAGATAAGGAAAATAAGCATGCCGTCGCTTAGATACGCGCCGCCGGCATATTTCATAATAGCGACGTCCGAGGCGTCCACGAACCTTGCCAGGTATGTCGGGATGAGGTACGGGCAGCAGGAGGGGGATCTTTCCCTGAAGTTCGATGATTATTTCACATCGTTCAGGACGAGATACTTCGGGGATGAGGCAAAGAGGAGGATCCTTCTGGGAACGTATATCAGGATGGAGGGGTTCAGGGACCGATACTATGCCAAAGCGCTCAAGGTCAGACTCCACGTGATCGCATCTTACAAGGAAGTATTCAGGGAATACGGCGCCGTTCTTACGCCCACAATGCCGTTCGTCTCCCCGAAGTTTGGCGAGATATCGAAAATGACCCCTATGGAAACATACAGCGCGGACTTTCTCACATGCCCCCCGGACCTGGCTGGCATGCCCCATATGTCAGTCCCGTGCGGTTACGACGGGAACGGGATGCCCATAGGGATGCAGGTTGTCACGGACCATTGGGAGGAGGACCCTCTTGTGACCTTCGCGGAGGAATGGGACTCCTTATTCAGCGTGAGACGGCCGGAGGTGTCGCCGTGA
- a CDS encoding aspartyl/glutamyl-tRNA amidotransferase subunit C, translating into MDRKTIKRVAKTAHLALSDEELERYGKDLAEILDYFSLIDGSPEGEGCGVNPVEITDILRDDVPGIFIDPGELLKDMKTYDGYVRGPRLL; encoded by the coding sequence ATGGACAGGAAGACCATCAAAAGGGTCGCGAAGACCGCGCATCTTGCGCTCAGCGATGAGGAGCTTGAAAGATACGGCAAGGACCTGGCCGAGATACTTGATTATTTCAGCCTGATCGACGGGTCGCCGGAAGGAGAGGGATGCGGCGTGAACCCTGTGGAGATCACGGACATTCTTAGGGATGACGTGCCCGGTATCTTCATCGATCCCGGCGAACTTCTTAAGGACATGAAAACATACGATGGCTACGTGAGGGGGCCGAGACTATTATGA